In Candidatus Nitronauta litoralis, one DNA window encodes the following:
- a CDS encoding cell division protein ZapA encodes MSQSSKIKIFGKTYTVKTPSGDIDPQELAEYVDNKMQELSTGSAKLSTLDLGVLTALNLAHELALVRQELATLKEDQESRQEEINQRVSSLVSQVKTGLA; translated from the coding sequence ATGTCACAAAGTTCAAAAATAAAAATCTTCGGAAAAACCTACACAGTCAAAACCCCCTCGGGAGATATTGATCCGCAGGAATTGGCAGAATATGTTGACAACAAAATGCAGGAGCTATCCACTGGCTCGGCAAAATTGTCCACACTGGATCTGGGGGTTCTCACTGCACTGAATCTGGCCCATGAACTGGCCCTGGTCAGGCAGGAACTGGCCACCCTTAAAGAAGACCAGGAATCCCGCCAGGAAGAAATAAACCAAAGAGTTTCATCCCTTGTTTCCCAGGTAAAAACAGGTCTGGCCTGA
- a CDS encoding 5-formyltetrahydrofolate cyclo-ligase produces MDKSSQDSKAKIRQQMSCLRKGLLPEDIEKKSGEIARKTVQLNMFRAAKTVMVYRALPDEVQTEEIIALARRIGKQVCIPYVLKGHNKLGVARWPNETEGWVAGPFGIQQPEPARFISPDVLDLVLAPGLAFDCNGGRLGYGKGYFDQLFTSTRPDCLRLGLAFDFQVIDDVPMDTNDQALNGVITDKRTLLRAS; encoded by the coding sequence ATGGATAAAAGCTCCCAGGACTCAAAAGCCAAAATACGGCAACAAATGAGCTGCCTCAGGAAAGGATTGCTGCCTGAGGATATTGAAAAAAAAAGCGGGGAAATTGCCCGGAAGACAGTTCAATTGAATATGTTCCGGGCGGCTAAAACCGTCATGGTTTACCGGGCTCTTCCTGATGAAGTACAGACAGAGGAAATAATTGCACTGGCCCGGCGAATAGGAAAACAAGTTTGCATCCCATATGTACTGAAAGGCCATAATAAACTGGGAGTTGCTCGATGGCCAAATGAAACAGAGGGTTGGGTAGCAGGTCCTTTTGGTATCCAGCAGCCCGAGCCCGCCCGGTTTATTTCGCCAGATGTGTTGGATCTGGTTCTGGCACCAGGCCTCGCTTTCGATTGTAATGGGGGCCGCCTAGGCTATGGAAAAGGATATTTCGATCAACTGTTTACAAGCACACGGCCCGATTGCTTGCGGCTGGGGCTGGCTTTTGATTTTCAGGTGATTGACGATGTTCCAATGGACACAAATGACCAGGCTCTTAATGGGGTCATCACTGACAAACGTACTTTACTCCGCGCTTCCTGA
- the rny gene encoding ribonuclease Y — protein sequence MGIFSQIHVTSVTLILAMVVCLIGGFGVGYILRKKFSEYQIKESEALGQKIIEEAEREAETRKKAVEVEMKEHRISLLAEIESEKEAYHKELHKQERVLANKESELKQSVEKSKVAERKFEEKAKEAEARSRELEEKKRECQDLIEEQIKKLEVVSNYSAEEAKEAIRNEVLDEARLSAGKEIKRIEEKAHETAESEARRIISYAIQRLASDHVAESTVSVVELPNDDIKGRIIGREGRNIRALEQCTGIDLIIDDTPGAVVLSGFDPIRREIAKRALDKLTLDGRIHPGRIEEVVNKCKKEVEAGIVKAGEQAIIDVGIDGMPGEMVKLLGRLQYRTSYTQNVLDHSKEVAWVCGAMAAELGLDVKIAKRAGLLHDIGKAIDRHTDGTHTQLGVDIARRYNEHKYVINSIAAHHEDVEAESLYAVLVATGDTISASRPGARREMLETYTQRMSQLEEIGDSYKGVEKTYAIQAGREVRIIVLPETMNDEEASLLAKDIGKRIEKEVTYPGEIKITVVRESRFVSTAR from the coding sequence ATGGGCATTTTTTCACAAATTCATGTCACTTCTGTCACACTGATTCTTGCGATGGTTGTGTGTCTGATTGGCGGGTTCGGGGTGGGATATATCCTCCGAAAAAAGTTCAGCGAATATCAAATTAAAGAGTCCGAAGCACTGGGACAGAAAATTATTGAGGAAGCCGAGCGGGAAGCGGAAACGCGGAAAAAAGCAGTTGAAGTCGAGATGAAAGAGCATCGGATCTCCCTGCTCGCCGAAATTGAAAGTGAAAAGGAAGCCTACCACAAGGAACTCCACAAGCAGGAACGTGTTCTGGCCAACAAGGAGTCCGAACTGAAACAATCTGTTGAAAAAAGTAAGGTCGCGGAGCGCAAATTTGAGGAAAAAGCCAAAGAAGCCGAAGCCCGGAGCCGGGAGCTCGAAGAGAAGAAGAGAGAGTGCCAGGATTTGATTGAAGAACAAATCAAAAAGCTTGAGGTCGTTAGCAACTATAGCGCCGAAGAAGCCAAGGAAGCCATCCGCAATGAAGTCCTTGATGAGGCACGCCTCTCCGCTGGCAAAGAAATCAAGCGGATTGAAGAAAAGGCACACGAAACGGCGGAAAGCGAAGCCAGACGAATCATCTCCTACGCCATCCAGCGGCTGGCCTCCGACCATGTGGCGGAATCCACCGTATCGGTTGTTGAACTGCCTAACGATGATATAAAAGGACGCATTATCGGCCGTGAAGGTCGCAACATTCGTGCACTCGAACAGTGCACCGGAATTGACCTGATTATCGATGACACTCCTGGCGCTGTGGTGCTCTCCGGATTCGATCCGATCCGTCGGGAAATTGCAAAACGAGCCCTCGATAAATTGACCCTCGATGGTCGCATCCACCCCGGTCGCATTGAGGAGGTCGTCAACAAATGCAAGAAAGAAGTTGAGGCCGGAATCGTAAAAGCAGGGGAGCAGGCTATCATCGATGTCGGAATCGACGGCATGCCGGGAGAAATGGTCAAACTGCTGGGCCGCCTTCAGTACCGCACCAGCTATACCCAGAACGTTCTCGACCATTCAAAAGAAGTGGCATGGGTCTGTGGTGCCATGGCAGCAGAATTAGGCCTCGATGTAAAAATTGCTAAACGCGCAGGGTTGCTGCACGATATCGGCAAGGCCATTGACCGTCACACAGATGGCACACACACCCAACTCGGCGTTGACATCGCACGTCGCTATAACGAACACAAATACGTCATCAACTCCATTGCAGCGCACCATGAAGACGTCGAAGCTGAATCCCTGTATGCTGTATTGGTCGCGACGGGAGATACTATCTCCGCTTCACGGCCGGGTGCCCGCAGAGAGATGCTGGAAACCTACACACAGCGAATGTCCCAGCTTGAAGAAATTGGAGACTCTTATAAAGGTGTCGAAAAGACCTACGCCATCCAGGCAGGTCGCGAAGTCCGCATCATCGTACTACCCGAAACCATGAACGACGAAGAAGCATCTCTTCTGGCCAAAGACATTGGGAAACGTATCGAAAAGGAAGTCACCTACCCCGGCGAAATCAAAATCACGGTGGTGCGGGAATCCCGGTTCGTCTCGACTGCCCGCTGA
- the lysS gene encoding lysine--tRNA ligase, translating to MDDTNELIKIRYEKLDEFRKSGINPYINRFKVTHQLGPVFEENQDLDREALDEKKQHVTVAGRMVSKRKHGKTSFCHIQDGSGKLQVFVRQNDIGEEAYDLFAKFDIGDFIGVEGTVSRTKTGEVTIFSKKITLLTKSLLPLPEKWHGLKDVELRYRQRYVDLIMNQEAREVFVYRSGIIRSIRDFLNARGYLEVETPMMQSIAGGATARPFKTHHNALDMELYLRVAPELFLKRLVVGGLDRVYEINRNFRNEGISTQHNPEFTMLEFYTAYANYEDLMDLTENLFRYIGQEVFDSLVFPCTFDEGGETQEASIDLSQPFARLPFRKSLVDIGGVPDDILDDIEQTTAFAKQHHIPLEKSDNLGKLWGKLFDQFVESKLVQPTFIIDYPLELSPLSKKKEDDPSLVERFELFVGRKELANAYTELNDPIDQKQRFEDQVQQKEAGDEEAHGMDSDFIRALEYGLPPTAGEGIGIDRLVMMFTNSQSIRDVIFFPQLKKEG from the coding sequence ATGGACGATACAAACGAACTGATCAAAATCCGGTATGAAAAGCTGGATGAATTTCGCAAATCTGGCATCAACCCCTACATCAATCGATTCAAGGTCACACACCAGTTGGGACCGGTTTTTGAAGAAAACCAGGACCTCGACCGCGAGGCACTGGATGAAAAAAAACAACACGTGACCGTCGCCGGCAGAATGGTCAGTAAACGCAAACACGGTAAAACTTCCTTCTGTCACATACAGGATGGCTCCGGAAAACTTCAGGTATTTGTCCGCCAGAACGATATCGGGGAAGAAGCCTATGACCTGTTCGCAAAATTTGACATTGGAGATTTTATTGGTGTCGAAGGGACGGTTTCCCGCACTAAAACAGGTGAGGTCACCATCTTTTCAAAGAAAATCACCTTGCTGACCAAATCTCTCCTTCCACTTCCTGAAAAATGGCATGGGTTGAAAGATGTCGAATTGCGCTACCGCCAGCGGTATGTCGACCTCATCATGAATCAGGAGGCACGTGAAGTCTTTGTTTACAGAAGCGGTATCATCCGTTCCATCCGTGATTTTTTGAATGCGCGTGGTTACCTCGAAGTGGAAACCCCGATGATGCAATCCATAGCAGGCGGTGCCACTGCGAGACCATTCAAAACACATCACAATGCACTGGACATGGAACTGTATCTGCGTGTTGCCCCGGAACTTTTTTTAAAGCGCCTGGTTGTGGGTGGACTTGACCGGGTCTATGAAATCAATCGAAACTTTCGCAACGAGGGTATCTCCACCCAGCACAACCCCGAGTTCACCATGCTGGAGTTTTATACCGCTTACGCAAATTACGAAGACCTGATGGACCTTACTGAAAACTTGTTTCGCTACATTGGCCAGGAAGTGTTCGACAGTCTGGTTTTCCCCTGTACCTTTGATGAAGGCGGAGAAACTCAGGAGGCGTCAATCGATCTCTCACAACCCTTTGCCCGCCTTCCCTTCAGAAAATCCCTTGTAGATATCGGCGGGGTTCCGGATGATATCCTGGATGATATCGAACAGACCACGGCCTTCGCAAAGCAGCACCACATTCCACTGGAAAAAAGTGATAATCTGGGGAAGCTGTGGGGCAAACTGTTTGACCAATTTGTTGAAAGCAAACTGGTGCAACCCACCTTTATCATCGATTATCCATTGGAGTTGTCCCCTCTATCAAAAAAGAAAGAAGACGATCCATCTCTTGTGGAACGGTTTGAATTGTTTGTCGGACGCAAGGAACTGGCCAATGCATACACCGAGCTCAACGACCCCATTGACCAGAAACAACGATTTGAGGACCAGGTCCAACAAAAAGAAGCCGGTGATGAAGAAGCACACGGCATGGATTCCGATTTTATTCGAGCCCTGGAATACGGTTTGCCTCCGACTGCGGGAGAAGGAATCGGGATTGACCGTCTGGTGATGATGTTCACCAATTCGCAATCCATCCGCGACGTCATATTTTTTCCCCAACTTAAAAAAGAAGGATGA
- a CDS encoding lipoprotein-releasing ABC transporter permease subunit: MSYELQISWRHLLSRKSQKFISLITFISMGGVALGVMALIVVIAVMSGFGKDLRDKILGTTSHVVVTNVTRDGIVGYGEVIEQARSVNGVQAAAPFVLKQVMLTHKDNTVGVVLRGVDPVLEKETSDLDNNIIDGQLSFLTTGLPKEDPSAQASTRRGIILGNELARSLGVFTGDVIGMVSPAARMTPLGLIPNLQLVQVVGLFESGMYEYDSSLAFISLKTSQKIFRLKDRVTGVEIKVDDLERAGDIAQELQEKLGFPYHVRDWMQMNRNLFAALKLEKTVMFIILILIILVAAFNIISTLFMVVMDKAKDIAILKSMGASRSSIMKIFSLQGLIIGLTGTGIGVIAGFSIVPNINEIVGLLEATFNFKAFPSDIYYLNKLPSEIQYMDSLKIILFSIGICFLASLYPAWRASRLDPIDGLRYE; encoded by the coding sequence ATGAGCTACGAATTGCAAATAAGCTGGCGCCACCTGCTCTCACGTAAATCGCAAAAGTTTATTTCCCTCATCACCTTCATCTCAATGGGAGGAGTTGCACTGGGGGTGATGGCACTCATCGTGGTGATTGCCGTCATGTCAGGTTTTGGAAAGGACCTGCGCGATAAAATTCTCGGCACCACCAGCCATGTGGTCGTTACCAATGTGACCCGTGACGGGATCGTAGGGTACGGCGAAGTTATCGAACAAGCTCGATCAGTAAATGGCGTGCAAGCCGCCGCCCCCTTTGTGCTCAAGCAGGTGATGCTGACACATAAAGACAACACTGTTGGAGTGGTGTTGCGCGGTGTCGATCCAGTCCTTGAAAAAGAAACCTCTGACCTCGACAACAATATCATTGATGGACAACTGTCATTCCTGACTACCGGTCTGCCGAAGGAGGACCCCTCTGCCCAAGCTTCCACGCGTCGCGGTATCATTCTTGGCAACGAACTGGCACGTTCGCTTGGGGTTTTTACGGGAGACGTCATCGGTATGGTTTCGCCAGCTGCCCGCATGACACCACTTGGCCTCATCCCCAACCTGCAACTGGTGCAAGTAGTAGGTTTGTTTGAATCGGGAATGTATGAATATGATTCAAGCCTCGCTTTCATATCCCTGAAAACTTCCCAGAAAATATTTCGTCTAAAAGACCGGGTCACAGGCGTTGAGATCAAGGTCGACGACCTGGAACGGGCGGGTGATATCGCGCAGGAACTTCAGGAAAAATTAGGCTTCCCCTACCATGTGCGCGATTGGATGCAGATGAACCGCAATCTTTTCGCAGCACTCAAACTGGAAAAAACGGTGATGTTCATCATCCTGATCCTGATCATCCTCGTCGCCGCGTTTAACATCATCAGCACCCTGTTCATGGTGGTGATGGACAAAGCAAAAGACATTGCGATTTTAAAATCAATGGGAGCTTCCCGCAGCAGCATCATGAAAATATTCAGCCTGCAGGGCTTGATAATCGGATTGACGGGTACCGGTATAGGAGTTATTGCAGGATTCAGCATCGTACCCAACATCAATGAAATTGTCGGGCTTCTAGAGGCCACCTTTAACTTCAAGGCATTCCCGAGCGATATTTATTACCTGAACAAGCTTCCCTCGGAAATCCAATACATGGACTCGCTAAAAATCATTCTCTTTTCCATTGGAATCTGCTTCCTTGCCTCGCTTTACCCGGCATGGCGTGCATCACGTCTGGACCCCATAGACGGTCTGCGTTATGAGTGA
- a CDS encoding ABC transporter ATP-binding protein — MAPLLEARDIQKAYQTEEKKLEVLSAASLKIQKGDLLGIIGASGSGKSTFLHILGGLDRPQSGKVFFKEQDIFVQSNGFLERFRNHNVGFVFQFFNLLSDFTAIENVTMPALIGNREPKKARQEAEHLLERVGLKERLNHKPGALSGGECQRVALARSLINKPDILLADEPTGNLDANASESFMDLVRELNRDARQTFVIVTHSQKLAQSLDRTVLLKNGKISNIERDIIL; from the coding sequence GTGGCACCCCTTCTTGAAGCCCGGGATATCCAGAAAGCCTACCAGACTGAAGAAAAAAAACTGGAGGTGCTTTCCGCTGCCAGCCTGAAAATCCAGAAGGGTGACCTGCTGGGTATTATCGGCGCCTCCGGCAGTGGCAAGAGTACTTTTCTCCATATCCTGGGGGGGCTTGATCGTCCACAGTCCGGGAAGGTATTCTTTAAAGAACAGGATATCTTTGTTCAATCCAATGGTTTTCTTGAGCGGTTCCGTAACCATAATGTCGGGTTTGTTTTCCAGTTCTTTAACCTGTTATCGGATTTCACGGCAATCGAAAATGTCACCATGCCTGCATTGATCGGGAACCGCGAACCTAAAAAAGCTCGGCAGGAAGCAGAACATCTGCTCGAACGGGTTGGACTCAAAGAACGCCTGAACCATAAACCAGGGGCCTTGTCCGGCGGCGAGTGCCAACGTGTGGCTTTAGCGCGCAGTCTGATCAATAAACCGGATATCCTCCTGGCGGACGAGCCAACCGGCAATCTGGATGCAAATGCCAGTGAGTCCTTCATGGATCTGGTGCGGGAATTAAATAGAGATGCCAGACAGACTTTTGTTATCGTCACTCACAGCCAGAAACTGGCGCAGAGCCTGGATCGCACAGTCCTCCTGAAAAATGGAAAAATCAGCAACATTGAGCGGGACATAATTTTGTAA
- the lpxD gene encoding UDP-3-O-(3-hydroxymyristoyl)glucosamine N-acyltransferase, protein MKLKEIIDLVGGSIAGDEEFEIEGASGLEFAGSTDITFVSEAKHLPELSKSRAGAVFVKEQTDTGKIQIVHPNPGLAFAQILTHFNPTETPAPGVHPNANLDDKVTLGTDVTLCANVSVGKDSIIGDRTVLYPGVVLGERCQIGSDTIIYPNTVLYRETEIGNHVILHAGSVIGADGFSYTQDEKGRHVKIQQIGKVVIEDHVEIGANTCIDRAAFCETIIREGVKIDNLVQIGHNCEVGSHSVIVSQTGLSGSCRLGKHNIVAGQSGISDHVTLGDQVTLMARTGVFRDIPESGTYGWAPAMKIVELMRFMPTLLRLPQLASQVKEMERRLDAIEKP, encoded by the coding sequence ATGAAACTTAAAGAAATTATTGACCTCGTAGGGGGATCGATTGCCGGGGATGAGGAGTTCGAAATTGAAGGAGCGTCTGGGCTTGAGTTCGCTGGTTCCACAGATATCACTTTTGTTTCAGAAGCAAAACATCTACCGGAGCTTTCCAAATCCCGGGCCGGAGCGGTTTTCGTTAAGGAACAGACAGACACCGGAAAAATACAGATCGTCCACCCTAATCCCGGACTGGCCTTCGCTCAGATACTGACTCATTTCAACCCGACTGAAACACCGGCCCCCGGCGTTCACCCAAACGCCAACCTTGATGACAAAGTAACTCTCGGAACCGATGTCACCTTGTGCGCCAATGTGTCTGTCGGGAAAGATTCGATCATCGGAGACCGGACGGTACTCTATCCTGGAGTTGTCCTTGGTGAAAGGTGTCAGATCGGAAGCGATACCATCATTTACCCTAATACCGTGCTTTACAGGGAAACAGAAATCGGAAATCACGTCATCCTGCACGCCGGGTCTGTCATTGGTGCCGATGGTTTCAGCTATACCCAGGATGAAAAAGGGCGGCATGTCAAAATTCAGCAGATTGGCAAAGTCGTGATCGAAGACCATGTCGAAATTGGAGCCAACACCTGCATCGACCGGGCCGCATTTTGCGAGACCATCATCCGGGAAGGTGTTAAAATCGACAACCTCGTGCAAATCGGCCACAACTGTGAAGTCGGGAGCCACTCGGTCATCGTATCTCAGACAGGCCTTTCGGGAAGTTGCCGACTCGGTAAACACAACATCGTCGCCGGGCAATCCGGGATCTCAGACCATGTGACTCTCGGGGACCAGGTCACCCTTATGGCGCGGACCGGTGTGTTCCGCGATATCCCCGAAAGCGGAACCTATGGCTGGGCACCGGCCATGAAAATCGTTGAGTTAATGCGTTTCATGCCCACGCTACTCCGACTTCCGCAACTTGCATCTCAGGTCAAAGAAATGGAACGCCGACTGGATGCAATTGAAAAGCCCTGA
- a CDS encoding acetyl-CoA carboxylase carboxyltransferase subunit alpha: protein MQQILEFEREIYAVENQIRELVSLSHMYEGVGDITHEIAKLKKKLRHKKRDVFNSLNGWQKTQVARHPGRPYTLDYIGYLFREFIELHGDRHGGYGPSVIGGFAKFDQRSIMVIGHQKGRDMQEKIKRNFGMSQPAGYRKAMRLMLLAEKFNIPIVTFIDTPGAYPGIDAEEKGQSEAIARNLQVMAGLKVPLITIVIGEGGSGGALAIGMGNRVMMLEHAIYSVISPEGCASILWDNQEKVTTAAEALCMTAQNLLHHKVIDSIIPEPLGGAHRNHKRASILLKKALRPQLNELVTKKPNELIEERQEKFRSLGVFLEEEA from the coding sequence ATGCAGCAAATCCTGGAATTCGAACGTGAAATTTACGCCGTGGAAAACCAGATCAGGGAACTGGTTTCTTTGTCCCACATGTATGAAGGTGTGGGCGACATCACACATGAAATTGCCAAACTGAAAAAAAAGCTACGCCATAAAAAACGCGATGTGTTCAATAGTCTTAACGGCTGGCAAAAAACACAAGTAGCGCGTCACCCGGGTCGACCCTACACTCTGGACTATATCGGATACCTGTTCAGGGAATTCATCGAACTTCATGGCGACCGCCATGGCGGGTATGGTCCATCGGTCATCGGCGGATTTGCAAAATTTGATCAGCGCTCCATCATGGTCATCGGTCATCAAAAAGGACGGGACATGCAGGAGAAAATCAAACGTAACTTTGGGATGTCCCAACCGGCGGGTTACCGCAAGGCCATGCGGCTCATGTTGCTCGCTGAAAAATTCAATATCCCCATCGTCACCTTTATCGACACACCGGGAGCCTACCCTGGTATTGATGCAGAGGAAAAAGGGCAATCCGAGGCCATTGCACGTAATCTGCAGGTCATGGCGGGTTTAAAGGTCCCGTTAATTACGATTGTAATTGGCGAAGGTGGCAGCGGAGGGGCACTGGCCATTGGTATGGGTAACCGGGTTATGATGCTGGAACATGCGATCTATTCTGTCATTTCACCTGAGGGCTGCGCTTCTATTCTCTGGGATAACCAGGAAAAAGTCACAACCGCTGCAGAGGCCCTTTGCATGACGGCTCAAAATCTTCTCCATCACAAAGTCATCGACAGCATCATTCCCGAACCACTGGGTGGCGCACACCGCAACCACAAACGCGCTTCAATTCTTTTGAAAAAAGCCCTGCGGCCCCAACTGAACGAACTCGTTACCAAAAAACCGAACGAACTCATCGAAGAACGTCAGGAAAAATTTCGCAGCCTGGGTGTCTTCCTGGAAGAAGAAGCATAA
- a CDS encoding ABC transporter ATP-binding protein, whose translation MKSLLRILAYLKPYKKLAIFTLGFAVLTTLVDLIPLWLIRQIVDHLVDGGGGNLIYLLVVGLVAAYFGRNYANYKRIVINNTLEQKVVFDIRSDVYRALQRMSLNYFEQRSTGEIMSRVNDDVTYVERIFVDGMEQLVTAVLTLVGIMVILLIWHWKLALASLLPIPFLVYGAWAYTKRAHNLYHNVRERAAKMNGILQDTISGMKETLAFNRQSHEIKRFEERSDAYCKGTLNVMRLWAIYSPTMMFLGSMGTVLIILYGVGLVRGGEISVGTLVAFIGYLGLFYTPINQLHSLNHMLQHALASSERLFEVLDSEPEVVEQDNPVLPETNVQGGIEFDRVKFAYVPERTVLHEISFKIEPGEQIALVGHTGSGKSTVVKLLMRFFDPERGHIRLDGKDTKSLSLVYLREQIGLVSQDPFLFNGTVEENILYGNLGADSQAIRRAAEAANAAEFIDGLPEGFNTLIGERGVKLSGGERTRLALARVFLKDPPILVLDEATASVDTETESKIKEALTRLMKHRTTLIIAHRLSTLEGADRVLVLKKGVLAETGTHQELLEQDSIYSRLFKTQLQF comes from the coding sequence ATGAAATCTTTGTTGCGAATTCTGGCCTACCTGAAGCCCTATAAGAAACTAGCCATCTTCACGTTGGGGTTTGCTGTGTTGACCACACTGGTGGACCTCATACCTCTCTGGTTGATTCGGCAAATTGTCGATCATCTTGTAGACGGTGGAGGCGGCAACCTGATCTATCTGTTGGTCGTGGGACTGGTGGCAGCGTACTTTGGCAGAAATTATGCCAACTACAAACGGATTGTGATTAACAACACCCTCGAACAGAAGGTGGTGTTCGATATTCGTTCCGATGTGTATAGGGCACTGCAGCGCATGTCACTCAACTATTTCGAGCAGCGTTCTACCGGTGAGATCATGTCCCGTGTAAATGACGACGTGACCTATGTGGAACGAATTTTTGTCGACGGGATGGAGCAGCTTGTTACAGCCGTTCTAACGTTGGTCGGAATCATGGTCATATTGCTTATCTGGCATTGGAAACTGGCGCTGGCTTCCCTGTTGCCCATTCCATTTCTTGTTTATGGTGCCTGGGCTTATACAAAACGCGCGCATAATCTTTACCACAACGTTCGTGAACGTGCCGCCAAAATGAACGGCATCCTTCAGGACACGATCTCCGGTATGAAAGAAACGCTTGCGTTCAATCGGCAATCTCATGAGATCAAACGATTTGAAGAAAGAAGCGATGCTTATTGCAAGGGCACATTGAACGTGATGCGCCTTTGGGCCATTTACTCACCTACGATGATGTTTCTGGGGTCCATGGGAACCGTGCTCATCATTCTTTACGGTGTTGGGTTGGTACGGGGTGGCGAGATCAGTGTCGGTACACTGGTCGCCTTCATCGGCTATCTGGGATTGTTCTACACTCCCATCAACCAGCTTCATAGTTTGAATCACATGCTGCAGCACGCACTTGCTTCGAGTGAACGCCTGTTTGAAGTTCTGGATTCGGAGCCGGAAGTTGTGGAACAAGACAATCCGGTTTTGCCCGAGACCAACGTACAGGGTGGCATAGAATTCGATCGGGTCAAATTCGCTTACGTACCGGAACGGACAGTTTTGCATGAGATTTCATTTAAAATTGAGCCAGGTGAACAGATCGCTCTGGTCGGGCACACGGGGTCGGGCAAGTCCACCGTGGTTAAATTATTGATGAGGTTCTTCGATCCAGAGAGGGGTCATATCAGATTAGATGGGAAAGATACGAAATCACTCAGTCTGGTTTATTTAAGGGAGCAGATTGGCCTGGTGTCTCAGGATCCCTTTTTGTTCAATGGAACTGTGGAAGAGAACATACTTTACGGAAACCTTGGCGCAGACAGTCAGGCCATTCGTCGAGCCGCGGAAGCGGCAAATGCGGCAGAATTTATTGATGGACTGCCGGAAGGATTCAATACTTTGATCGGCGAACGGGGAGTCAAGCTTTCTGGAGGAGAGAGGACGCGGCTTGCGTTGGCCAGGGTATTCTTGAAAGACCCTCCCATTCTTGTTCTCGACGAGGCAACCGCTTCTGTGGATACGGAAACCGAGTCGAAAATAAAAGAAGCGCTCACTCGACTGATGAAACACCGCACGACACTCATAATTGCGCATCGCCTGTCCACACTTGAGGGGGCGGACCGGGTGCTGGTATTAAAAAAAGGCGTGCTGGCCGAAACCGGAACCCATCAGGAATTGCTTGAGCAGGATTCGATCTATTCCCGCCTGTTTAAAACCCAACTTCAATTTTAG
- a CDS encoding aldo/keto reductase, translating to MEYRKLGSSDLKVSVIGYGAWGIGGAPFWSTEGDHASLSSIKKAFDLGVNFFDTAPVYGFGHSERLIGQALKPVRDKVIIATKCGLLWDKEQLGSIKKVAKADSIFKEIDQSLERLGTDYIDLYQVHWPDVDTPQEETMQALLKIQEQGKIRHIGVSNYSVQQMEECLKVGPIVSLQPEYSLLQRKIENETVPFCLENDIGIIAYSPLASGVLTGKYDKSTRFKDWRGKGILGEFTGEAFVRNIQKVDRLKEIAGDLGKTCGQTAINWVLQQPGLATALVGVKNPRQMEDNIEAVGWTAPENTSSEIDQLFTQTTNS from the coding sequence ATGGAATACCGCAAACTCGGTTCAAGTGATTTAAAGGTATCGGTCATCGGCTATGGGGCCTGGGGCATTGGCGGTGCCCCCTTCTGGAGCACCGAAGGTGATCATGCGTCCCTGTCTTCGATTAAAAAAGCCTTCGATCTAGGAGTTAATTTTTTTGATACCGCTCCGGTTTACGGTTTTGGTCATTCAGAACGGTTGATCGGACAGGCCCTGAAACCGGTGCGAGACAAGGTCATCATCGCAACCAAATGCGGGCTTCTCTGGGATAAAGAACAACTTGGCTCCATTAAGAAAGTAGCGAAAGCTGACTCGATTTTTAAAGAAATCGACCAGAGTCTGGAACGCCTTGGCACTGACTATATCGACCTCTACCAGGTGCACTGGCCGGATGTCGACACTCCACAGGAAGAAACGATGCAGGCCTTATTAAAAATTCAGGAACAGGGTAAAATCCGGCATATCGGAGTCAGCAATTACAGTGTCCAACAGATGGAAGAGTGCCTGAAGGTAGGCCCCATTGTTTCACTCCAGCCTGAGTACAGTCTTCTTCAACGAAAAATTGAAAACGAAACGGTGCCGTTTTGCCTGGAAAACGATATTGGGATCATTGCTTACAGCCCACTGGCTTCCGGTGTGTTGACAGGAAAATACGACAAATCCACTCGATTCAAAGACTGGCGCGGTAAAGGCATCCTGGGTGAATTCACAGGAGAAGCGTTTGTGCGCAACATACAAAAAGTTGATCGGTTAAAAGAAATTGCCGGGGACCTGGGAAAAACCTGTGGGCAAACCGCGATCAACTGGGTGTTGCAACAGCCCGGGTTGGCTACGGCTTTGGTTGGCGTGAAGAACCCCAGGCAAATGGAAGATAATATCGAAGCAGTTGGCTGGACGGCCCCGGAAAATACTTCAAGCGAAATCGATCAACTGTTTACTCAAACGACAAACAGTTAG